One window of Triticum dicoccoides isolate Atlit2015 ecotype Zavitan chromosome 5A, WEW_v2.0, whole genome shotgun sequence genomic DNA carries:
- the LOC119298406 gene encoding purple acid phosphatase 2-like yields MERVLAVLFLLAAHAASAAAGVTSPYRRSLQMLPDMPLDADVFRPPPGDNAPEQVHITQGDLTGXXXXAMTISWVTPEHPGSNVVRYGLAADNLNLTAEGTVQRYTWGGTYQSPYIHHATLTGLDHATVYHYAVGFGYTVRSFSFKTPPKPGPDAPIKFGLIGDLGQTFHSNDTVAHYEANGGDAVLFIGDLSYADNHPGHDNRRWDTWARFVERSVAYQPWIWTAGNHEIDYAPEIGETAPFKPFTHRYPTPFRASNSTEHLWYSVNMASAHVIMLSSYSAYGKYTPQWTWLQDELRRVDRRTTPWLIVCVHSPWYNTNDYHYMEGETMRVQFERWLVDAKVDLVLAGHVHSYERTHRVSNVAYDIANGKATPQFNASAPVYINIGDGGNTEGLANSFRSPQPDYSAFREASYGHATLDIKNRTHAYYEWHRNQDGVKVVADKAWFTNRYYMPTHTN; encoded by the exons ATGGAGCGTGTGCTCGCGGTGCTCTTCCTCCTGGCGGCGCACGCCGCCTCCGCGGCCGCCGGTGTGACGAGCCCGTACCGGCGGAGCCTGCAGATGCTCCCCGACATGCCGCTCGACGCCGACGTGTTCCGGCCGCCGCCTGGCGACAATGCGCCGGAGCAGGTCCACATCACCCAGGGCGATCTGACCGGCCNNNNNNNNNNCGCCATGACGATATCCTGGGTTACCCCGGAGCACCCGGGCAGTAACGTCGTCCGCTACGGCCTCGCCGCCGACAACCTCAACCTCACGGCCGAGGGCACCGTCCAGCGCTACACCTGGGGCGGCACCTACCAGTCCCCCTACATCCACCACGCCACGCTCACCGGCCTCGACCACGCCACCGTCTACCACTACGCCGTCGGCTTCGGCTACACCGTGAGGTCCTTCTCCTTCAAAACCCCGCCCAAGCCCGGCCCCGACGCGCCCATCAAGTTCGGTCTCATCG GTGATCTCGGCCAGACGTTCCACTCCAACGACACGGTGGCCCACTACGAGGCCAACGGCGGCGACGCCGTGCTCTTCATCGGCGACCTGTCCTACGCCGACAACCACCCGGGCCACGACAACCGCCGCTGGGACACGTGGGCGCGCTTCGTGGAGCGCAGCGTCGCGTACCAGCCCTGGATCTGGACCGCCGGCAACCACGAGATCGACTACGCGCCGGAGATCGGCGAGACGGCGCCGTTCAAGCCGTTCACGCACCGGTACCCCACCCCTTTCCGCGCATCCAACAGCACCGAGCACCTCTGGTACTCGGTGAACATGGCGTCCGCCCACGTCATCAtgctctcctcctactccgcctacGGCAAGTACACGCCGCAGTGGACGTGGCTGCAGGACGAGCTCCGGCGCGTGGACCGGAGGACGACCCCCTGGCTCATCGTCTGCGTGCACTCGCCCTGGTACAACACCAACGACTACCACTACATGGAGGGCGAGACGATGCGCGTCCAGTTCGAGCGCTGGCTCGTCGACGCCAAGGTCGACCTCGTCCTCGCCGGCCACGTCCACTCGTACGAGCGCACCCACCGCGTCTCCAACGTCGCCTACGACATCGCCAACGGCAAGGCCACGCCGCAGTTCAACGCCTCCGCTCCCGTCTACATCAACATCGGCGACGGCGGGAACACCGAGGGGCTCGCCAACAGCTTCCGGTCGCCGCAGCCGGACTACTCCGCATTCAGGGAGGCCAGCTACGGGCACGCCACGCTGGACATCAAGAACAGGACCCACGCCTACTACGAGTGGCACCGCAACCAGGACGGCGTCAAGGTCGTCGCCGACAAGGCCTGGTTCACAAACAGATACTACATGCCAACCCACACCAACTAG